A DNA window from Fibrobacter succinogenes contains the following coding sequences:
- a CDS encoding SUMF1/EgtB/PvdO family nonheme iron enzyme, with translation MRILSSGVYAACCCAVGMLWSCSESSSNDISAPESNLSSSDYQESSGAGVPSNTESPNSSSGNSSEHAEELSSAGSNSSAVNSGTSSTDKASSSSNRFHRNSSSSDNFGKSSAAQTNSSSSGNFTYISPANFADTVNGTVFNMVYVAGGNYTRGCDNCAEQDKIYESPSHKVTVSDYHIAPTEVTIGQWNAVMGGKKSAWESDKAPKIGVSWFDANNFACKLSQQTGHQYRLLTDAEWEFAARGGKDGVADKFKFSGSNNVDDVAWYSENSGGKAHDVATKKPNKLGLYDMSGNSWEWVYDWLVAYTSGDKVNPVQLTGSGNKTRRGGSYGEPAEFARVSRRAIRSRDGAADMGFRLGMSAQLPPGMVSPCEAANPTAATCSGDKNRDCRLITAADEAWISDDYTVVIDENGVAAVSGFPNVSGQWYTLNNRSFNVVTKSGTKTYAYYVFSEDELTMISDDGIPYRLYRRALSESKNKVNLPTVSNPKTLQQLLAAVEPERLVSDEQIAHPDTSVRDPRIAAASGYTWFFDGRCCGGNHKYRFHLDKNGDAEFVVMDYDDTHHENILAKGRWFTVGNIGLHIIFNGKYYNYLYTAGERSMSFSEYMPAGPIFCHISFQSYERGDFRIFNKTLFDDKIKRPRGFNGEKPVYEAGDYQWGS, from the coding sequence ATGCGCATACTTTCCTCGGGTGTATATGCTGCGTGTTGTTGCGCAGTGGGGATGTTATGGAGTTGTTCGGAATCGTCTAGTAATGACATTTCCGCACCAGAAAGCAATCTTTCTTCTTCTGATTATCAAGAATCATCAGGGGCCGGTGTGCCTTCAAATACAGAGTCACCCAATTCATCTAGCGGGAATTCTTCTGAACATGCGGAGGAATTGTCATCCGCAGGATCAAATTCTTCCGCAGTAAATTCGGGAACATCATCGACAGACAAGGCAAGTTCATCAAGCAATCGCTTTCATAGGAATTCATCTTCGAGCGACAATTTCGGCAAGTCGTCCGCAGCACAGACAAATTCAAGTTCCAGCGGCAATTTCACTTACATTTCGCCTGCAAATTTTGCCGATACAGTTAACGGCACTGTTTTCAACATGGTTTATGTTGCAGGCGGGAACTATACACGAGGCTGCGATAATTGCGCCGAGCAAGACAAAATTTACGAATCCCCATCGCATAAAGTAACTGTTAGTGATTACCACATTGCACCGACCGAAGTGACGATTGGTCAATGGAATGCGGTCATGGGCGGCAAAAAGAGCGCCTGGGAATCGGACAAGGCGCCCAAAATTGGTGTCAGTTGGTTCGACGCCAACAATTTCGCCTGCAAGCTTTCGCAACAGACTGGGCATCAGTACCGTTTGCTCACGGACGCCGAATGGGAATTTGCGGCACGGGGCGGCAAGGACGGAGTCGCAGACAAGTTTAAATTTTCAGGCAGTAACAACGTCGATGATGTGGCATGGTACTCCGAAAATAGCGGAGGCAAAGCGCACGATGTTGCAACCAAGAAACCGAACAAACTCGGTCTTTACGACATGAGCGGGAACTCTTGGGAATGGGTTTACGACTGGCTTGTCGCCTACACCTCCGGCGACAAGGTAAATCCGGTGCAGCTCACCGGTTCTGGCAACAAGACGCGTCGAGGCGGGAGTTACGGCGAGCCCGCTGAATTCGCAAGGGTGAGCCGTCGCGCCATCCGTAGCCGCGATGGCGCCGCAGACATGGGGTTCAGACTCGGCATGTCTGCACAACTCCCGCCGGGAATGGTCTCGCCATGCGAAGCGGCAAACCCAACAGCCGCAACATGCAGTGGCGACAAGAACCGCGACTGCCGTTTGATCACCGCCGCAGACGAAGCCTGGATTAGCGATGATTACACAGTCGTTATCGACGAAAACGGAGTGGCAGCAGTTTCCGGATTCCCGAATGTTTCCGGGCAATGGTACACGCTCAACAACCGCAGTTTCAACGTCGTCACGAAAAGCGGCACGAAGACATACGCCTATTACGTGTTCAGCGAAGACGAACTCACCATGATCAGCGATGACGGCATTCCCTACCGTCTATACCGCCGAGCCTTAAGCGAATCTAAGAATAAAGTAAATTTACCAACAGTAAGCAATCCCAAGACATTGCAACAACTGCTTGCCGCCGTGGAGCCAGAGCGCCTCGTGTCCGACGAGCAAATCGCCCACCCCGATACTAGCGTGCGCGACCCGCGAATCGCCGCCGCAAGCGGTTACACTTGGTTTTTTGACGGGCGTTGCTGCGGTGGAAACCACAAGTACCGATTCCATCTCGACAAGAATGGCGATGCAGAATTCGTGGTAATGGACTATGACGACACTCATCACGAAAACATCCTTGCAAAAGGCCGCTGGTTCACGGTCGGAAATATCGGACTGCACATTATATTTAACGGAAAATATTACAACTACCTTTACACCGCCGGCGAACGCTCCATGAGCTTTAGCGAGTACATGCCCGCAGGCCCTATATTCTGCCACATTTCATTCCAAAGCTACGAACGCGGCGACTTCCGTATTTTCAACAAGACCTTATTCGACGACAAGATTAAACGCCCGCGCGGATTCAACGGCGAAAAGCCTGTTTATGAAGCAGGTGATTATCAATGGGGATCGTAA
- a CDS encoding histidine phosphatase family protein: MRNITLSLAAIASLATVISCGDSSKSPTAVKANESANSSPSDPNDTLSSSSIRTSTGAIFSSSAIQGSSSAAIPHSASSSSSATIADSSAITSSAHSTSEKVSSAKQTSSSSAHSSTHHRISSSSISSSSAQAPQPQSSATSIPLDADGFATVADVYHSLRENEKAVFMIRHSEREDNVAIETELTAKGVKMAQDLGATLKNDEEFSYITSGFVRTNETANNISKGRGEAKLPKLITNYDITGNWFLKISADSLAQYGTSLGMKGGSVELMAHWAYDGGYPNALYELSPRAEEFMQKVILKNLPKWKRVSIMVSHDILVMPLTVFGSKGKVALKYHEDYHWINYIAGLAIIIDEQNNMRYIPVKGAESGVIDYLAIYREEHGIGGKNPTFPKK, encoded by the coding sequence ATGCGGAACATCACCTTATCACTCGCCGCCATTGCAAGCCTTGCCACCGTGATTTCTTGCGGTGATTCTTCCAAATCGCCCACAGCCGTCAAAGCAAACGAAAGCGCCAATTCATCGCCGAGTGATCCAAACGACACGCTATCATCGTCAAGCATCCGTACATCGACAGGGGCAATTTTCTCGAGTTCCGCAATTCAAGGATCCAGTTCCGCAGCTATTCCGCATTCTGCAAGTTCCTCAAGTTCTGCGACAATTGCCGATTCCTCGGCAATTACAAGTTCTGCACATTCCACAAGCGAGAAAGTTTCATCGGCAAAGCAGACTTCATCAAGTTCAGCACACTCCTCGACGCATCATAGGATTTCGTCTTCGAGCATTTCATCATCTTCGGCACAAGCGCCGCAACCGCAATCGTCCGCAACTTCAATCCCACTTGATGCCGACGGTTTCGCAACAGTTGCCGATGTTTACCACAGCCTTCGCGAAAACGAAAAAGCCGTATTCATGATTCGACATTCCGAGCGTGAAGACAATGTCGCCATAGAAACAGAACTAACCGCAAAGGGCGTCAAGATGGCCCAAGACTTAGGCGCCACTCTCAAAAACGATGAAGAATTTTCGTACATCACATCGGGATTTGTGCGCACAAACGAAACGGCCAATAACATTTCCAAAGGCCGTGGCGAAGCAAAACTTCCCAAGCTCATTACCAATTACGACATCACCGGAAACTGGTTCTTGAAAATTTCTGCCGATTCCCTCGCACAATACGGTACATCACTCGGAATGAAGGGTGGCTCCGTTGAACTCATGGCCCACTGGGCATACGACGGCGGCTATCCCAACGCACTTTACGAGCTCTCGCCCCGCGCCGAAGAATTCATGCAAAAAGTCATCCTCAAGAATTTGCCCAAGTGGAAACGCGTGAGCATCATGGTCTCGCACGATATCCTCGTAATGCCACTCACCGTATTCGGTTCTAAAGGCAAAGTCGCTTTGAAATATCACGAAGATTACCACTGGATTAACTACATTGCAGGCCTTGCCATCATCATCGACGAGCAAAACAACATGCGCTACATTCCCGTAAAGGGAGCCGAATCCGGAGTGATTGACTACCTAGCGATATATCGTGAAGAACACGGCATTGGGGGAAAGAACCCTACATTTCCTAAAAAATAG
- a CDS encoding phosphatidate cytidylyltransferase — translation MSNLAQRLITAFIAIPIVFVCLWFNDFSRIGLMCFLSAVGAWEWAGMASKIYKGPDMRYLSFASSLALTLAWTLSKGGYFGLPAVPFVVGMTFLVVFAIYIGVAFAKVEIDHLFPWLVMQFGAPLYVGLWGGMNVLMMGNGHGLEHCYPFILVMTSCWLCDTVAYFFGKFAAGKGPFGRHLFAPSISPKKTWEGSVAGSIATIAWVAYWVKCSASLASFEVEFTWASAIVIGLLITVAGQVGDLLMSALKRWSGTKDSGNLFVGHGGVLDRCDSFLLAAPALYIFMDFLKTIV, via the coding sequence ATGAGTAATCTTGCACAACGATTGATAACGGCGTTTATCGCTATTCCAATTGTATTTGTTTGTTTGTGGTTCAACGATTTTAGTCGCATTGGACTGATGTGTTTCTTGAGTGCTGTCGGAGCCTGGGAATGGGCTGGCATGGCGTCCAAAATTTACAAGGGCCCTGACATGCGCTATCTTTCGTTCGCATCGTCGCTTGCATTGACTCTCGCTTGGACTCTTTCCAAGGGCGGGTACTTTGGACTCCCGGCAGTTCCTTTTGTCGTGGGCATGACGTTCCTTGTTGTCTTTGCAATTTATATCGGTGTAGCCTTTGCAAAGGTGGAAATCGATCACTTGTTCCCATGGCTAGTGATGCAATTCGGTGCTCCGCTTTATGTAGGTCTTTGGGGTGGCATGAATGTGCTCATGATGGGTAACGGTCATGGTCTTGAACATTGCTATCCGTTCATCTTGGTGATGACTTCGTGCTGGCTTTGTGACACGGTGGCGTATTTCTTCGGTAAGTTCGCCGCTGGCAAGGGCCCCTTTGGTCGTCATTTGTTCGCTCCGAGCATCAGCCCTAAGAAAACCTGGGAAGGCTCTGTTGCCGGTTCCATCGCAACGATTGCTTGGGTGGCTTACTGGGTCAAGTGCAGTGCTTCTCTTGCTTCGTTCGAAGTGGAATTTACTTGGGCTTCTGCGATTGTCATTGGTTTACTCATTACAGTTGCAGGCCAGGTGGGCGACCTTCTGATGTCTGCGCTCAAGCGTTGGAGCGGTACGAAGGATTCTGGCAATTTGTTCGTAGGCCATGGTGGCGTGCTGGATCGTTGCGATTCGTTCCTCTTGGCTGCCCCGGCTCTTTACATTTTCATGGATTTCTTGAAGACCATTGTATAA
- a CDS encoding isoprenyl transferase — MANQLRHVAIIMDGNGRWARSRGLERFLGHRKGTESTIDAVEVGVNLKLEHMTLYVFSSENWGRPSKEVDYLMNLLIEMVVKEIPDLMEKNVKLKVIGNMNRLPEKPRASLQSAIDITANNTGMQLNLAISYGGRQEIVEAAKSIAAQVAAGSLKVDDIDETLFAKNLYLKGAPDPDLVIRTGGEFRLSNYLLWQAAYSEFYVTDTLWPDFTKEEFMKAVEFFKTRERRFGKVLHE; from the coding sequence GTGGCAAATCAACTTAGACATGTCGCTATCATCATGGACGGCAACGGGCGCTGGGCTCGAAGCCGTGGCTTGGAACGTTTCCTCGGTCACCGCAAGGGAACCGAGTCCACTATTGACGCTGTCGAAGTGGGTGTAAATCTCAAGCTCGAACACATGACCTTGTATGTTTTCAGTTCCGAGAACTGGGGACGCCCCTCCAAGGAAGTGGATTACTTGATGAACCTCCTCATCGAGATGGTTGTCAAAGAAATCCCCGACCTCATGGAAAAGAATGTGAAACTCAAGGTCATCGGCAATATGAACCGCCTTCCTGAAAAACCGCGTGCAAGTCTCCAGTCCGCAATTGATATTACTGCGAACAATACGGGCATGCAGTTGAACCTTGCCATTTCTTATGGTGGCAGGCAAGAGATCGTGGAAGCTGCGAAGTCTATTGCTGCTCAAGTTGCTGCTGGCTCGCTCAAGGTTGATGATATTGACGAAACTTTGTTTGCAAAGAATCTTTATTTAAAGGGCGCTCCCGATCCGGATTTGGTCATCCGCACCGGTGGAGAATTCCGCCTTTCGAACTACTTGCTTTGGCAGGCCGCATACAGCGAGTTCTATGTGACGGACACGCTTTGGCCGGACTTTACCAAGGAAGAGTTTATGAAGGCTGTCGAATTTTTCAAGACCCGTGAAAGACGTTTTGGGAAGGTTTTGCATGAGTAA
- the frr gene encoding ribosome recycling factor, translating into MSEYSEKMDKAIEATEREFSKIRAGQASPAILNGVRIDYYGTPTPISQVAKISVPEPRMLLVTPWEKQLVDAIDKAILAANIGLTPMKDGNCIRVTLPILTTERRKELAKLARKHAEDGRVAIRNIRRDANDAIKKNKDLPEDEVKKQQDEIQKATDKAIAEIDRLLAEKEADILKV; encoded by the coding sequence ATGTCTGAATATTCTGAAAAGATGGACAAGGCCATAGAGGCCACTGAACGTGAATTTTCCAAGATCCGTGCTGGTCAGGCTAGCCCAGCGATCCTCAATGGCGTGCGTATCGACTATTACGGCACACCGACTCCGATTTCTCAGGTGGCTAAGATTTCCGTGCCCGAACCGCGTATGCTCCTTGTGACTCCGTGGGAAAAGCAGCTCGTCGATGCTATCGACAAGGCAATCCTCGCTGCAAATATCGGCCTTACCCCGATGAAGGACGGCAACTGCATCCGCGTGACGCTCCCGATTCTCACGACTGAACGCCGTAAGGAACTCGCAAAGCTCGCCCGCAAGCATGCCGAAGACGGTCGCGTGGCTATCCGCAACATCCGCCGCGATGCTAACGATGCCATCAAGAAGAACAAGGATTTGCCGGAAGACGAAGTCAAGAAACAGCAGGACGAAATCCAGAAGGCAACCGACAAGGCTATCGCCGAAATCGACCGTTTGCTCGCCGAAAAGGAAGCAGACATCCTCAAGGTGTAG
- a CDS encoding right-handed parallel beta-helix repeat-containing protein, with protein sequence MSKKFVYALGFVLAAVQAFGAVYYVATDGSDNAAGAKDKPFASLNKANSVVKAGDTVWVRGGIYDLNDTVFYARYKMTAGILLTASGESDDKRIHYLAYPGERPIFDATNLPVAAGEEHGDGTPEGAMYTSPIVIAAKYLHLKGFEVRNTPMIHNSNSGIFIYASKHIFLEQIDSHHNAGPGFFAHDGASGGGGHLFLNCDAHDNYDPTDWQGDGENADGFGVHYQYDGDTTKFIGCRAWWNSDDGYDVLAQEFPVVVENSYAMGNGYIHYGTSKPPNGNGNGFKMGYSRNDMGRHIIKNCVAWNNVATGFYANYTTIGSTWINNTSYKNGDRSFGMPSTIYAEDERTRIAEVVPLMGNKAHVLKNNIAFPNKLSQIGTCWEKISSQNIDHYVDCPAGENNSWNLNLDLTEDDFVSLDDPSMTVTGEDLSTIPGMLGPRKADGSLPDVDFLKLKKGSRAIDKGENVGFPFAGKAPDLGAFEYGLSSSVVAKSSSSANISSSSSVTTSIVMRPGYSAKTFGLVAVFDLQGRHLGDLPAERLLGSSITNVLRTKFKFSGVYLVRRGRLLQRVNVW encoded by the coding sequence ATGAGTAAAAAGTTTGTATATGCATTGGGGTTTGTCTTGGCTGCGGTTCAAGCGTTTGGGGCGGTTTATTATGTGGCTACCGACGGCAGCGACAATGCGGCGGGCGCAAAGGACAAACCTTTCGCATCTCTCAACAAGGCAAATTCTGTTGTAAAGGCGGGTGATACTGTGTGGGTTCGCGGTGGCATATACGACTTGAACGATACGGTTTTTTATGCTCGGTATAAAATGACTGCGGGCATTCTCTTGACGGCGAGCGGCGAGAGTGACGACAAGCGCATTCATTATTTGGCCTACCCAGGCGAGCGTCCGATTTTTGATGCGACAAATCTCCCCGTGGCCGCGGGCGAAGAGCATGGCGACGGTACACCCGAAGGAGCGATGTACACTTCGCCTATCGTGATTGCGGCAAAGTATTTGCACCTGAAAGGTTTTGAAGTTCGCAATACGCCCATGATTCACAATTCCAATTCGGGCATTTTCATCTACGCGAGCAAGCACATTTTCTTGGAGCAGATTGATAGTCACCACAACGCTGGGCCGGGATTTTTTGCGCACGACGGAGCATCGGGCGGAGGTGGACACCTCTTTTTGAATTGCGACGCGCACGACAATTACGACCCTACCGATTGGCAAGGCGATGGCGAAAATGCCGACGGTTTTGGTGTGCATTACCAGTATGACGGCGATACCACCAAATTCATTGGTTGCCGAGCCTGGTGGAATAGCGATGACGGTTATGACGTGCTGGCCCAGGAATTTCCGGTAGTTGTGGAAAACAGCTACGCTATGGGAAACGGATACATTCATTACGGAACTAGTAAACCGCCTAACGGGAATGGCAACGGGTTCAAGATGGGATACAGCCGAAATGATATGGGGAGACACATCATTAAAAATTGCGTCGCTTGGAACAATGTGGCCACCGGTTTCTATGCGAACTACACGACCATCGGTAGCACATGGATTAATAACACCTCCTACAAAAACGGGGACCGCTCTTTTGGCATGCCCTCAACAATTTACGCTGAAGATGAAAGAACTCGCATTGCTGAAGTTGTTCCGTTAATGGGAAACAAGGCACACGTACTCAAGAATAATATCGCTTTTCCGAACAAACTATCGCAAATCGGGACTTGCTGGGAGAAAATCTCGAGCCAGAACATCGACCATTATGTGGATTGCCCAGCTGGCGAAAACAACTCTTGGAATTTGAATCTCGATTTGACGGAAGATGATTTTGTGAGTCTCGACGATCCGAGCATGACTGTGACTGGCGAAGATCTCTCGACAATTCCGGGAATGCTTGGCCCGCGCAAAGCTGACGGAAGCTTGCCCGATGTAGATTTCTTGAAACTCAAGAAGGGTAGCCGCGCGATTGACAAAGGTGAAAATGTCGGGTTCCCATTTGCAGGTAAAGCTCCTGACCTCGGCGCTTTCGAATACGGGCTTTCGAGCAGTGTTGTTGCAAAGTCGAGCAGTTCTGCGAATATTTCGTCTAGTAGTTCCGTCACGACCTCTATCGTAATGCGCCCAGGCTATTCTGCAAAAACATTTGGCTTGGTAGCAGTGTTTGATTTGCAAGGACGACACTTAGGTGATTTGCCGGCAGAACGCTTGCTCGGTAGCTCCATTACAAATGTATTGCGTACAAAGTTTAAATTTTCAGGAGTGTATTTGGTGCGGAGAGGTCGTCTCTTGCAAAGGGTAAATGTTTGGTAA
- a CDS encoding TetR/AcrR family transcriptional regulator, which yields MSTKEKILETALTMFAKNGYNGTSMEQIAQDVGIKTPSLYKHFKGKEDILNSLIDIAEARYEENFGSDKNIGKLPESIDEFLRSTTERIRFTINDPIIRKMRIFLVQEQFRNERLAEITTRHQMDGIQKMYQKIIEDLMNKGLFQKDDPALLAMELIAPITVLVSKADRQPKSKKDALKLIEKHIKHFVEIYKI from the coding sequence ATGTCTACAAAAGAAAAAATTTTAGAAACAGCGCTAACCATGTTCGCCAAGAACGGCTACAACGGAACAAGCATGGAACAGATTGCCCAAGACGTGGGCATCAAGACGCCATCGCTTTACAAGCATTTCAAAGGCAAAGAAGACATTCTAAACTCGCTGATCGACATCGCCGAAGCTCGTTACGAGGAAAACTTCGGTTCAGACAAAAACATCGGCAAGTTGCCCGAAAGCATCGATGAATTTTTACGCTCAACCACAGAAAGAATTCGTTTTACAATAAACGACCCCATCATCCGAAAAATGCGCATTTTTTTAGTGCAGGAGCAGTTCCGTAATGAACGCCTCGCCGAAATTACAACACGCCACCAAATGGACGGCATTCAAAAAATGTACCAAAAGATTATAGAAGATCTGATGAACAAGGGGCTATTCCAAAAAGACGACCCCGCCTTGCTAGCCATGGAACTCATCGCCCCCATAACAGTTCTCGTTTCAAAAGCAGACCGTCAGCCCAAAAGCAAAAAAGATGCATTAAAGCTCATTGAAAAACACATTAAACACTTTGTCGAAATTTACAAGATATGA
- a CDS encoding GNAT family N-acetyltransferase, protein MMETNRILLRPWKESDAEALFKYASDPEVGPHAGWPPHKSVEESLEIIRTIFSGEGMWAVIWKETNEAIGCVGYLPSTVSNLKIAETECEVGYWIARPYWGMGICTEAMKLVVDYCIRVKGFTALWGDYFLDNPSSGRVMEKCGFIDTGKETLCASLAVGSDRPVRVMKLCRNR, encoded by the coding sequence ATGATGGAAACAAATAGAATTTTACTGCGTCCTTGGAAAGAAAGCGACGCCGAAGCGTTGTTCAAATACGCAAGCGACCCCGAAGTAGGGCCACATGCAGGCTGGCCGCCGCACAAGTCCGTAGAAGAAAGCCTAGAAATCATCCGCACGATTTTCAGCGGAGAAGGAATGTGGGCAGTCATCTGGAAAGAGACAAACGAAGCCATCGGTTGCGTTGGCTATTTGCCGTCTACAGTTTCGAACTTGAAAATTGCGGAAACCGAATGCGAAGTAGGCTACTGGATTGCCCGCCCGTATTGGGGAATGGGAATTTGCACCGAAGCGATGAAGTTGGTGGTAGACTACTGCATCCGCGTGAAAGGCTTTACCGCTCTGTGGGGAGACTACTTTCTCGACAATCCGTCATCGGGCCGCGTGATGGAAAAATGCGGATTCATCGATACCGGAAAAGAAACGTTATGTGCAAGCCTTGCGGTAGGTTCCGACCGCCCCGTGAGAGTGATGAAACTCTGTCGAAACAGATAA
- a CDS encoding CatA-like O-acetyltransferase, family 2 — protein sequence MAKEIDPKSTTRAKAFEFWMQAPNPMVTFFKTLNVTKLVKLSKKRGLKFNMLMDYCIGKAAASVKEFYMLPVNGKLMQYDSIAVNTIVKNDEGEVSSCDIPYSEDLATFNRDYLKYTKIVAENCQDWDLSENSMVIGTSAIIDTEIDGAVGMNSGIFNNPFMIWGRYRKHLFRYELPVSFQFHHTQMDGAHAGKFLANLQKTIVELR from the coding sequence ATGGCAAAAGAAATCGATCCGAAAAGCACTACGAGAGCAAAGGCATTTGAGTTTTGGATGCAAGCTCCGAATCCGATGGTGACATTTTTCAAAACGCTGAATGTCACAAAGCTTGTGAAGCTTAGCAAAAAACGCGGTTTGAAGTTCAACATGCTTATGGATTACTGCATCGGCAAGGCTGCGGCTAGCGTTAAGGAGTTTTACATGCTCCCGGTCAACGGCAAGCTCATGCAATACGATTCGATTGCAGTGAATACAATCGTGAAAAACGACGAAGGCGAAGTCAGCTCTTGCGACATCCCGTATTCCGAAGATTTGGCGACATTCAACCGCGATTACCTCAAGTACACAAAAATCGTGGCGGAAAATTGCCAAGATTGGGACTTATCCGAAAACAGCATGGTCATTGGTACTTCGGCTATTATCGATACAGAAATTGACGGCGCAGTCGGAATGAATTCCGGCATTTTCAACAACCCGTTTATGATTTGGGGGCGTTACAGGAAGCATCTTTTCCGCTATGAATTGCCGGTTTCGTTCCAGTTCCACCACACGCAAATGGACGGGGCTCACGCCGGAAAGTTCCTCGCGAACCTGCAAAAAACAATCGTCGAATTACGATAA
- a CDS encoding NAD(P)H-dependent oxidoreductase, whose protein sequence is MTLVLNTLESGDCSEQIKALFANKNEEIEIVNTADLKIIHCMGCNNCWLKTPGICSIKDDYEIILKKLVGAENFWVVADTKFGFIDYRGKQVLDRVVPMLNMYIEIRDGWERHQLRYHAINFGVIYKGNGNRELLEEWSMRVARNMAGKSLGVIALDAQQARANANVDVFESATDTAPEIAMGTAATPGECAAPLPQHILILNGSPRIKKNSNTNKIIQAFAEGLEEAGITHKLYSLSNHAEWDEAREAFMTNDNIIIALPLFVECTPSLLLEFLSTLPTERKRPAKLSFILHSGFDEGHQLRLGEKFLKSLPAQLGCTYGGVLVKGGSFMLRDRENNYIKKMTDKILASYAKMGLSFARNGNFMTPEAQKFTGPEKNPWIARLLFNLIFKRIVKKNFERIAQKWGCTRPLDDKPYLIQQK, encoded by the coding sequence ATGACTTTAGTATTGAACACATTGGAATCGGGCGATTGCTCGGAACAGATTAAAGCACTATTTGCGAACAAAAACGAAGAAATAGAAATTGTCAACACCGCAGATTTGAAAATTATACATTGCATGGGCTGCAACAACTGCTGGCTAAAAACCCCCGGCATTTGCAGCATCAAGGACGATTACGAAATCATCCTCAAAAAATTGGTCGGCGCTGAGAACTTCTGGGTTGTAGCAGATACGAAATTTGGCTTTATCGACTACCGCGGCAAGCAAGTCCTAGATCGCGTTGTTCCGATGCTGAATATGTACATCGAAATCCGCGACGGATGGGAACGCCACCAACTGCGCTACCACGCCATAAACTTTGGAGTCATTTACAAGGGCAACGGCAACCGAGAACTGCTCGAAGAATGGAGCATGCGAGTTGCTAGGAACATGGCGGGTAAATCGCTCGGCGTAATCGCACTGGATGCACAGCAAGCAAGAGCTAATGCGAACGTGGATGTATTCGAAAGTGCGACAGATACTGCACCGGAGATTGCGATGGGAACGGCCGCGACTCCGGGAGAATGCGCCGCGCCCCTCCCCCAGCACATCCTTATTCTTAATGGAAGCCCGCGCATCAAAAAGAACAGCAACACAAACAAGATTATCCAAGCATTTGCCGAAGGGCTCGAAGAAGCGGGAATCACGCACAAACTTTATTCGCTCTCGAACCATGCGGAATGGGATGAAGCCCGCGAAGCGTTCATGACGAATGACAACATCATCATAGCCTTGCCACTCTTTGTGGAATGTACGCCGAGCCTGTTGCTTGAATTCTTGAGCACGCTCCCCACGGAACGCAAGCGACCCGCAAAGCTCTCTTTCATTCTTCACAGCGGATTTGACGAAGGCCATCAGCTGCGACTCGGTGAAAAATTCTTGAAATCACTCCCCGCTCAGCTCGGTTGCACTTACGGCGGCGTTCTCGTGAAAGGCGGCAGCTTTATGCTCCGTGACCGCGAAAACAACTACATCAAAAAGATGACTGACAAAATTCTAGCCTCTTACGCAAAGATGGGACTGTCGTTTGCCCGCAACGGCAACTTCATGACGCCAGAAGCACAGAAGTTCACGGGCCCCGAAAAGAATCCTTGGATAGCTCGATTGCTATTCAATCTCATTTTCAAGCGCATTGTCAAAAAAAATTTCGAACGAATCGCACAAAAATGGGGCTGCACTCGCCCGCTAGACGACAAACCGTATTTAATTCAACAAAAGTAA
- a CDS encoding DUF3795 domain-containing protein has product MNSYIACCGLDCEKCEARLATINNDNTLREKVAKEWSELNKVEITPQMINCTGCRIEGPKTPFCQSLCPIRKCAQGKGFATCGECNEVEHCETLSMITSHNDYALSNLKSK; this is encoded by the coding sequence ATGAATAGCTACATCGCCTGCTGCGGCCTCGACTGCGAAAAGTGCGAAGCCCGCCTTGCCACCATCAACAACGACAACACACTGCGCGAAAAAGTCGCAAAAGAATGGTCAGAACTCAACAAAGTGGAAATCACTCCGCAAATGATCAACTGTACCGGTTGCCGCATCGAAGGGCCCAAAACTCCATTCTGCCAATCGCTCTGCCCTATCCGCAAATGCGCACAAGGCAAAGGCTTTGCCACCTGTGGTGAATGCAACGAAGTAGAGCACTGCGAAACGCTCAGCATGATTACGAGCCACAACGATTACGCTCTCAGCAACTTAAAATCAAAATAA